The proteins below are encoded in one region of Nilaparvata lugens isolate BPH chromosome X, ASM1435652v1, whole genome shotgun sequence:
- the LOC111061929 gene encoding polyketide synthase HetM-like — MEAQKRFGLPEVDETLMKRIIAIDGDISLLNLGLSDDAYNLLAPEIDFIIHASAEVNLIFLFHSLYKDNVKATKNIIQFALHNKVKPIHYISSKAVFADGMLGCGEDSDMFAHVDRLQSGYGQTKWLAEQLVLLAAKSGLPCVVYRFGNLSGSTKRASCNPSDFTLYMIQGVIRTGAVPDIKWKIEMTPIDFVQEMFVEMYLDLNNIMGEIFHFVDDDQLPCEELWKLMERRGYNLKSLPYNDWAKQVHANKDLKPLSHLLQSLAKNENYFTNLAELKRERLNCFIEKRKVTYPVADAELYSKYLDHLHQLGCIPVAANSPNKSEASAEIDTDLSGKIVLVSEASSDIGAAIAEKLALCNAKVTMFDTNLEKLDNLKEKFEQAGATQVLAKKVDVTSTIEVKYAVKMFERCWGPVEILVDNGNCMYYQVMKNCDVVKWCKMEDVNGKGSLNCLAAVVGGMAERKSGRIVNITSDAVKVLMENLIFLVVWRL, encoded by the coding sequence ATGGAAGCTCAGAAACGTTTTGGATTGCCTGAAGTCGATGAAACTCTTATGAAGAGAATTATTGCTATTGATGGTGACATATCTCTGCTGAATCTGGGCCTCTCAGATGATGCCTACAATCTCCTTGCACCAGAAATTGACTTTATAATTCATGCGTCAGCTGAAGTCAATCTGATATTTCTTTTTCACTCGCTCTACAAAGATAATGTGAAGGCCACCAAAAATATCATTCAGTTTGCTCTACACAACAAAGTCAAGCCTATACACTACATAAGTTCAAAAGCAGTATTTGCCGATGGTATGTTGGGTTGCGGTGAGGACAGTGACATGTTTGCACATGTGGATCGTCTTCAAAGTGGTTACGGCCAAACTAAATGGCTGGCCGAGCAACTTGTGTTGCTCGCTGCTAAATCTGGATTGCCATGTGTTGTTTACAGATTTGGCAATCTATCAGGCAGTACTAAGAGAGCCAGTTGTAATCCGTCAGATTTCACTCTGTACATGATCCAGGGTGTCATCAGAACTGGGGCAGTGCCTGACATCAAATGGAAGATTGAAATGACACCAATTGATTTTGTGCAAGAAATGTTTGTGGAGATGTATTTGGATCTGAATAACATAATGGGGGAAATCTTCCATTTTGTAGATGATGACCAGCTTCCATGTGAGGAATTGTGGAAACTAATGGAGAGAAGAGGCTACAATTTGAAATCACTGCCTTACAACGACTGGGCCAAACAAGTGCATGCCAACAAAGACTTGAAACCTCTGTCACATCTACTTCAATCCCTGGCCAAGAATGAAAATTACTTCACCAATCTGGCTgaattgaaaagagagagactGAATTGTTTCATTGAAAAGAGAAAGGTGACATACCCGGTAGCCGATGCTGAGCTCTATAGCAAATACCTTGACCATCTCCACCAATTGGGATGCATTCCTGTGGCCGCTAATAGTCCCAATAAGTCAGAAGCAAGTGCAGAGATTGACACAGATCTGAGCGGTAAGATAGTTTTGGTGAGTGAAGCTTCCTCAGATATTGGAGCCGCCATTGCTGAGAAGCTGGCTCTGTGCAATGCCAAGGTCACAATGTTTGATACAAATTTGGAGAAGTTGgacaatttgaaagaaaaattcgAGCAGGCTGGAGCTACCCAAGTGCTCGCTAAGAAGGTTGATGTTACTAGCACAATTGAGGTGAAATATGCAGTCAAAATGTTTGAAAGGTGCTGGGGTCCAGTTGAAATTCTAGTGGACAATGGGAACTGCATGTATTATCAGGTGATGAAGAACTGCGACGTTGTCAAGTGGTGCAAGATGGAAGATGTGAATGGCAAGGGATCGCTCAATTGTCTGGCAGCTGTTGTTGGAGGCATGGCTGAGAGGAAAAGTGGCCGCATTGTCAATATCACATCAGATGCTGTCAAAGTTTTGatggaaaatttgatttttctagTAGTGTGGAGACTCTGA